From the genome of Papaver somniferum cultivar HN1 chromosome 2, ASM357369v1, whole genome shotgun sequence, one region includes:
- the LOC113346867 gene encoding auxin response factor 2-like, giving the protein MPSCAELKFQPLSFKGSFVHMGENGELRVGVRRAMETQASSSVISFCSIQLGVLATASHVISTGTMLSVYYRPRMSPSEFLIPYDKYMSSVRNKYSIGARFRMKFEGEEGPKQRIVDTIVGIDDVDPVRWPRSEWRCLPLPS; this is encoded by the exons ATGCCTTCCTGTGCTG AACTTAAGTTTCAGCCATTAAGTTTTAAGGGATCTTTTGTGCACATGGGCGAAAATGGAGAACTTCGTGTGGGTGTTCGACGTGCAATGGAGACACAAGCTTCTTCATCCGTTATATCTTTTTGCAGCATACAACTTGGTGTACTTGCCACTGCATCTCACGTTATATCTACTGGGACCATGCTTAGTGTATATTACCGTCCTAG GATGAGTCCGTCCGAGTTCCTAATTCCATACGATAAATACATGAGCTCAGTTAGGAATAAATATTCCATTGGAGCGAGGTTCAGAATGAAGTTTGAGGGAGAAGAAGGCCCTAAACAAAG AATTGTAGATACAATAGTTGGAATTGACGATGTTGATCCGGTCAGGTGGCCTAGATCGGAATGGAGATGTCTCCCA TTGCCATCCTAA